In Pleurocapsa sp. PCC 7319, the following are encoded in one genomic region:
- a CDS encoding sigma-70 family RNA polymerase sigma factor, with translation MSLSLPVSWSRAEVSETNSLVSPEQLSNYDLIVLCQADSQPDRLAFAELLRRYQSHLNRLFYHLAPDWQERADLTQEVWIRVYRNINRLQDPAKFRGWLSRIATNLFYDELRKRKRVSPPLSLDAPRYLEDGNMSWELPDNAPSPSDDLATREFYEHLQSAIAQLPETFRTTIVLREIEGLAYEEIADITGVSLGTVKSRIARARLKLQSVLQKYLDEE, from the coding sequence ATGAGTCTATCTCTTCCTGTATCATGGTCAAGAGCCGAGGTAAGCGAAACTAATAGCTTAGTGTCTCCTGAACAACTCTCCAACTACGATCTGATCGTTCTTTGTCAAGCAGATTCTCAGCCCGATAGGTTGGCATTTGCCGAATTGTTGCGGAGATATCAGTCTCATTTAAATCGTCTTTTTTATCATCTAGCTCCAGATTGGCAGGAAAGAGCAGATTTGACTCAAGAAGTCTGGATTAGAGTGTATCGCAATATTAATCGTCTCCAAGATCCAGCTAAATTCCGAGGGTGGCTCAGTCGAATTGCTACCAATCTTTTTTACGACGAATTACGTAAACGTAAACGTGTTAGCCCGCCTTTATCTCTCGATGCACCTCGCTATTTAGAAGATGGCAATATGAGTTGGGAACTACCTGACAATGCTCCCAGCCCCAGTGATGATTTGGCTACCAGAGAATTTTATGAGCATCTCCAAAGCGCGATCGCTCAATTGCCAGAGACTTTTCGTACCACTATTGTACTGCGAGAAATTGAAGGATTAGCTTACGAAGAAATTGCCGATATTACAGGAGTATCTCTGGGAACAGTAAAGTCTAGAATTGCTCGAGCTAGACTTAAACTTCAATCAGTATTGCAAAAATATCTGGATGAAGAGTAG
- a CDS encoding BlaI/MecI/CopY family transcriptional regulator gives MAFLPQHKPKKLSLGPLETEILEIVWKLETVTVKNVHEYILKDPNRELAYTSVTTVLRRLTQKGWLKCSKKGRAFSWQALVSREQAQAIQSYERLNGFLAVSNPDVVASFADSLDAASLEQIEEIAARLNSIRRQREEQK, from the coding sequence ATGGCTTTTTTACCTCAACATAAACCTAAAAAATTGTCTCTAGGACCACTAGAAACAGAAATACTAGAAATAGTTTGGAAATTAGAAACTGTGACGGTTAAGAATGTTCACGAATATATTCTCAAAGATCCTAATCGAGAACTAGCTTATACCTCAGTTACCACAGTGCTACGACGCTTAACTCAAAAAGGTTGGCTCAAATGTAGTAAAAAAGGACGGGCTTTTTCTTGGCAAGCTCTAGTTTCTCGGGAACAGGCTCAGGCTATTCAATCCTATGAAAGATTAAATGGATTTCTCGCTGTTAGTAACCCAGATGTGGTTGCTTCTTTCGCTGATAGTCTAGATGCTGCTAGTTTAGAGCAAATTGAAGAAATTGCCGCTCGTCTAAACTCTATTCGCCGACAAAGAGAGGAGCAGAAATAA
- a CDS encoding DUF29 family protein, giving the protein MEELITLRKYIEEKNYIKALELVGELEEMSKEDKLNKIYSYAVILLVHLIKQQAEKRTTRSWGVSINNSVREIKRTNKRRKSGGYYANEDELIETINEAFEAAIERAALEAFEGIYDGNELRQMIDVEQVKKSALTLINN; this is encoded by the coding sequence ATGGAAGAATTAATTACTTTAAGAAAATACATTGAAGAAAAAAACTACATCAAAGCTTTGGAACTTGTTGGTGAGTTGGAAGAGATGTCTAAGGAAGATAAACTTAACAAAATTTATAGTTATGCGGTGATTCTCTTAGTACATTTGATCAAACAACAAGCTGAAAAACGGACAACTAGATCCTGGGGTGTTTCCATTAATAATTCTGTTAGAGAAATTAAGCGTACTAATAAGAGACGAAAATCTGGCGGTTACTATGCCAATGAAGATGAACTAATTGAAACTATTAATGAAGCTTTTGAAGCTGCAATTGAAAGAGCAGCTCTAGAAGCTTTTGAGGGTATATATGATGGAAATGAACTCAGGCAAATGATTGATGTGGAACAAGTGAAAAAAAGTGCTTTAACTTTGATCAATAACTAG
- a CDS encoding anti-sigma factor — MTSKFEDLQHNQSTEVPDLETDNLGAAPDYFELVSAYIDGELSASDRNQVQVLLDQDSEVKHLYTQLLALQSQMQNSWAPPSNKSASEVSLQVFREIDRTHNRQRGLVLGGGVLVASLLAAMSGIIPGITPLSFRMANIESPTTVNSDSVMLAVAVNKPAVNIPKAATGYLIETPNTVKN; from the coding sequence ATGACATCTAAATTTGAAGATTTACAACATAACCAATCAACTGAAGTGCCAGATTTAGAGACCGACAATTTAGGGGCAGCTCCTGATTATTTTGAGTTGGTGAGTGCCTATATTGATGGAGAATTGAGCGCCTCAGATCGGAATCAGGTGCAAGTTTTGCTCGACCAAGATTCAGAAGTTAAACATCTCTATACTCAACTCTTGGCCTTGCAAAGTCAGATGCAAAATTCTTGGGCCCCGCCTAGCAACAAATCTGCGTCAGAAGTTTCTCTACAAGTATTTCGTGAAATAGATCGCACCCACAACCGGCAACGTGGGCTAGTCTTGGGAGGCGGAGTGCTGGTTGCTTCTCTTTTAGCTGCTATGTCGGGAATTATTCCAGGTATTACTCCTTTGTCTTTTAGAATGGCAAATATCGAGTCACCTACTACCGTTAACTCTGATTCGGTTATGTTAGCCGTAGCAGTTAACAAACCTGCTGTTAATATTCCTAAAGCTGCTACTGGCTATCTGATTGAAACTCCCAATACGGTTAAAAACTAA
- a CDS encoding M56 family metallopeptidase: MHLLVILTVITAAYIIRNSSLLLAGTWSDRWHQALFVLIFPALLLLTTAIAILWMGCHGAMLGLAAGSLGCIVSASLMLFALWCLIKLAYQGNRSLKQLNTYKQEVIAGKTARIIEQDFLYSAQIGFWNSELVVSRGLLATLDEEHLAAVLAHEQAHQYYRDTFWFFWLGWLRSFTIWLPNTEALWQELLLLRELRADRQAAQKVDYLLLAESLLTVVKTPLETASLLCANFGDSIFANRLNERINFLLAQPEPISRVQINHWQNWGWVCWLFLPLMTIPLHY, encoded by the coding sequence ATGCACTTATTAGTCATTTTAACTGTTATCACTGCAGCTTATATCATCCGTAATAGCTCTCTATTATTGGCGGGAACATGGTCTGATCGTTGGCATCAGGCATTATTTGTACTAATATTTCCCGCTTTATTGTTATTAACTACAGCGATCGCCATACTTTGGATGGGTTGTCATGGAGCAATGTTAGGATTAGCAGCGGGGTCTTTGGGCTGCATTGTGTCTGCTAGCTTAATGTTGTTTGCCCTTTGGTGTTTGATTAAACTAGCTTATCAAGGTAATCGCTCGCTCAAGCAGCTAAATACCTATAAACAAGAAGTTATTGCTGGCAAGACAGCCAGAATTATTGAACAAGACTTTCTCTACAGCGCGCAAATCGGCTTTTGGAATTCTGAACTAGTTGTCAGTCGTGGTTTATTAGCCACTTTAGATGAAGAACATTTAGCTGCGGTCTTAGCTCATGAACAAGCCCATCAATATTACCGTGATACGTTTTGGTTTTTCTGGTTGGGTTGGCTCCGCTCATTTACTATCTGGTTGCCCAATACAGAAGCACTATGGCAAGAATTATTGTTACTTAGAGAATTGAGAGCAGATCGGCAAGCTGCGCAAAAAGTTGATTATTTACTTCTAGCAGAATCTTTGTTAACTGTAGTCAAAACTCCCTTGGAGACAGCTTCTTTGTTATGTGCCAATTTCGGTGATTCCATATTTGCCAATCGCCTTAATGAAAGAATCAATTTTTTGTTGGCACAACCTGAACCAATATCTCGCGTTCAGATCAATCACTGGCAAAACTGGGGTTGGGTATGTTGGTTATTTTTGCCTTTAATGACTATTCCGCTTCATTATTAA
- the trpE gene encoding anthranilate synthase component I yields MIFPNFSQFIELAQQGNFVPLYQELVADLETPVSAWYKVCAGQPYNFLLESVEGEEKLGRYSFLGCDPMWVLEARGEKTTQTHRNGVVTEYTGNPFEICSQCLASIKPVKLPQLPPGIGGLFGVWGYELIRWIEPRVPVNSPQSGDLPDGVWMQVDNLIIFDQVKRKIWAISYADLRNPLISLEQAYQDASDRVTKLMLKLQLPLPIEAKSLEWKAPKYHSAEDSSGLVYCSNTDKELFCHNVTKAKDHIRAGDIFQVVISQKLSTIYQGHPFNLYRSLRLINPSPYMGYYQFGDWQLIGSSPEVMVKADVRSDGKIEANLRPIAGTRPRGKTSVEDEAYAQDLLADPKEIAEHIMLVDLGRNDLGRVCVKGSVKVDELMMIERYSHVMHIVSNIVGELEPDKTAWDLLKACFPAGTVSGAPKIRAMEIINELESERRGPYSGVYGYYDFEGQLNSAITIRTMIVRSYKENQCMVSVQAGAGVVADSVPETEYQETLNKARGLLEAIRSIN; encoded by the coding sequence ATGATTTTTCCCAATTTTTCCCAATTCATTGAGCTGGCACAACAGGGTAATTTTGTTCCCCTCTACCAAGAATTAGTTGCCGACTTAGAAACCCCTGTATCTGCCTGGTATAAAGTTTGCGCTGGTCAACCCTATAATTTTCTTTTAGAGTCTGTAGAAGGGGAAGAAAAACTGGGTCGCTATAGTTTTCTGGGATGCGATCCTATGTGGGTGCTAGAAGCTAGAGGAGAAAAAACCACCCAAACTCACCGTAATGGAGTAGTTACAGAATATACTGGTAACCCTTTTGAAATTTGTAGTCAGTGTTTAGCTTCGATCAAACCAGTAAAGCTGCCTCAACTTCCCCCTGGTATAGGGGGTTTATTCGGGGTTTGGGGTTACGAACTAATTCGTTGGATTGAACCACGAGTTCCTGTAAATTCCCCTCAATCAGGAGACTTGCCTGACGGAGTTTGGATGCAGGTAGATAATTTGATTATCTTCGATCAGGTAAAACGAAAAATTTGGGCAATTTCTTATGCCGACCTACGCAATCCTCTGATCAGCTTAGAACAAGCCTATCAAGATGCCAGCGATCGCGTTACCAAGTTGATGCTTAAACTACAGTTACCTTTACCGATAGAAGCAAAATCATTAGAATGGAAAGCACCAAAGTACCATAGTGCCGAAGATAGTTCTGGGTTAGTTTACTGTAGCAACACTGACAAGGAGCTTTTTTGCCATAACGTTACTAAAGCAAAAGACCATATTCGAGCAGGCGATATCTTTCAGGTAGTAATATCTCAGAAACTTTCAACCATTTACCAAGGTCATCCATTCAACCTCTATCGTTCTCTTCGTCTCATTAATCCTTCCCCTTACATGGGTTATTATCAATTCGGTGATTGGCAACTGATTGGTTCATCTCCAGAAGTGATGGTAAAAGCTGATGTCAGAAGTGATGGCAAAATTGAAGCTAATCTCAGACCCATTGCCGGTACTCGTCCCCGAGGAAAGACTAGCGTCGAAGATGAAGCTTATGCCCAAGATTTACTGGCAGATCCCAAAGAAATCGCTGAACACATTATGCTAGTGGACTTAGGACGCAACGATCTGGGTCGTGTATGTGTTAAGGGTAGCGTTAAGGTAGATGAATTAATGATGATCGAACGCTATTCTCATGTAATGCACATTGTGAGTAATATTGTCGGTGAATTAGAACCCGATAAAACTGCCTGGGATTTGTTAAAAGCTTGCTTTCCTGCGGGAACTGTGAGTGGGGCTCCCAAAATTCGAGCCATGGAAATTATTAACGAACTCGAATCAGAAAGACGCGGCCCTTATTCAGGAGTCTATGGTTACTATGACTTTGAAGGACAACTTAATAGTGCTATTACCATTCGTACGATGATTGTCAGATCTTACAAGGAAAATCAATGTATGGTTTCGGTACAAGCCGGGGCAGGGGTGGTAGCCGACTCAGTTCCTGAGACTGAATATCAAGAAACTCTCAATAAAGCACGAGGATTATTAGAAGCAATCAGAAGCATAAATTAA
- a CDS encoding DICT sensory domain-containing protein has product MSNLNSVVEQLLESCTNLRPQMYFKSSLTALSHAMEDLVLNDSDTPLVIASFQRERFYRQEAHRYRRIAHKSKHVYVLAAPETDFSNSSENYETIAFEPTDTLAQEWHLVIIAQQYASCLICREKTIPLTEQKDVSTMDTNRRFEGVWTFDRTVTLKAAEILLNRIAVYRPELTAKINQARQLYFSSPIETSKKLQLDSPLTNPDPFVQRLVTYLQAGQYKLLKANKSLAAKQQKEKLLNSVNDAVRRSLDTKQILKVAVQKLGEGLGVCRCIIYRCYENDSVATVDYEFTSPGIKSVRGMKWQLANNPLFEEAVASTETISVDNTLEDERVNEIIKAKGTGEFFQNLIQNYSLFSLLLVPIFYHGRLLGVMELHHCETKPIAWKPDDVALVDAIATQVGVALIQAEAYADLEDLNEQLEALDRTRSNLVAIVGHELRTPLSTIQVCLESLASEPDMPPELSQVMLDTALSDAERMRNLVQDFLTLSRLEGGGVEWNLETLSISECIDLAISNVKARHQEGGMPQITNLTTPKDLPLVQIDGEWLVEVLAKLLDNACKFTQADGEIAIAVKTNGGKNLEVTVSDTGRGIETNSLETVFDRFYQEEGALRRSAGGTGLGLAICRQIVKNWGGKIWAESPGKDLGSKFHFTIPIKAKSNKSQQSAQTSTKSTTSKKKSNKKKKN; this is encoded by the coding sequence ATGAGCAATTTAAATTCTGTGGTGGAACAACTACTAGAATCTTGCACAAATTTGCGACCGCAAATGTACTTTAAGTCTTCTCTGACAGCGTTATCTCACGCCATGGAAGATTTAGTATTAAATGATTCGGATACACCTTTGGTAATTGCTAGTTTCCAACGGGAGCGTTTTTATCGTCAGGAAGCTCATCGTTATCGACGAATTGCTCATAAATCTAAACACGTATATGTTTTAGCCGCTCCTGAAACAGACTTTAGTAATAGTTCTGAAAATTATGAAACTATTGCTTTTGAACCTACTGATACTCTGGCCCAAGAATGGCACTTGGTGATTATTGCTCAACAATATGCTAGTTGTCTGATCTGTCGGGAAAAAACTATTCCTCTCACAGAGCAGAAAGATGTTTCCACCATGGATACTAATCGTCGCTTTGAGGGAGTTTGGACATTTGACCGTACTGTTACTCTTAAAGCTGCGGAGATTTTACTCAACCGTATTGCTGTTTATCGCCCAGAACTAACCGCCAAAATCAATCAGGCTCGTCAATTATATTTTTCTTCTCCTATAGAAACATCTAAAAAGCTACAGCTTGATTCTCCTCTCACCAATCCCGATCCGTTTGTGCAGCGATTGGTTACTTATCTTCAAGCAGGGCAATATAAGTTATTAAAAGCCAACAAATCTTTAGCAGCAAAACAACAAAAAGAAAAGTTACTCAATTCAGTCAACGACGCGGTAAGAAGATCGCTAGATACGAAACAAATCTTAAAGGTAGCAGTGCAAAAACTAGGAGAAGGACTAGGAGTTTGTCGCTGTATTATTTATCGCTGCTATGAAAACGATTCTGTGGCTACTGTCGATTATGAGTTTACCAGTCCAGGTATTAAATCCGTCAGGGGAATGAAATGGCAATTAGCCAATAACCCTCTATTTGAGGAAGCAGTGGCATCTACTGAAACAATTAGTGTGGATAATACTCTGGAGGACGAGCGTGTAAATGAGATCATTAAAGCTAAAGGGACAGGAGAATTCTTTCAAAACCTAATTCAAAATTATTCTCTGTTTTCTTTACTATTGGTACCCATTTTTTATCACGGTCGACTTTTAGGGGTGATGGAGTTACACCACTGTGAAACTAAGCCCATTGCTTGGAAACCTGATGATGTTGCCTTGGTAGATGCGATCGCCACTCAGGTGGGAGTAGCTCTGATTCAAGCTGAAGCCTATGCGGATTTGGAAGACCTTAATGAACAACTAGAGGCTCTAGACCGCACCCGTTCTAACTTAGTGGCTATTGTGGGTCATGAGCTGCGTACTCCCTTGTCAACCATTCAAGTATGTTTAGAAAGTTTGGCAAGTGAACCTGATATGCCTCCCGAATTAAGTCAGGTGATGCTTGATACTGCTCTCAGCGATGCTGAAAGAATGCGTAATTTAGTTCAGGACTTTCTTACCCTTTCTCGTTTAGAAGGCGGCGGTGTGGAATGGAACTTAGAAACTTTATCTATTAGTGAATGTATAGATTTAGCCATCAGTAACGTTAAGGCTCGTCACCAAGAAGGAGGAATGCCTCAAATTACCAATTTAACTACTCCCAAAGATTTACCCTTAGTGCAGATTGATGGCGAATGGCTGGTGGAAGTTTTAGCCAAACTACTAGACAATGCTTGTAAGTTTACCCAGGCTGATGGCGAAATAGCGATCGCTGTTAAGACTAATGGTGGCAAGAATCTTGAAGTAACGGTTTCCGATACTGGCAGGGGTATTGAAACTAATAGTTTAGAAACAGTCTTTGATCGCTTTTATCAAGAAGAAGGAGCTTTAAGGCGTAGTGCAGGAGGGACTGGTTTGGGATTGGCTATTTGTCGACAAATAGTCAAAAATTGGGGCGGTAAAATCTGGGCAGAATCGCCAGGAAAAGATCTTGGCAGCAAATTTCATTTTACTATTCCCATCAAAGCCAAGAGTAATAAGTCTCAGCAATCAGCACAAACGAGTACCAAATCCACAACTAGCAAGAAAAAAAGTAACAAAAAGAAAAAGAACTAA
- a CDS encoding iron ABC transporter permease: protein MFKRLAFNGWTILVMAIALVIAMPIFFVFSSIFTKSTAIWKHLAATVLQDYILNSLMLMLLVGIGVCLIGVGTAWLVTMCRFWGSRWLEWLLLLPLAAPAYLLAYDYTKMLDYFGPVQTWLRGLFGWTSFNDYWFPNIRSVWGAAVMLLLVLYPYVYLLARVAFLEQSVCTLEASRSLGCNPWRSFLTIAIPLARPSIMAGLALALMETLNDLGTVEYFGVNTFTTGIYRTWLGMGERAAAAQLAAFLMIFILVLIVFERRSRSAAQYYESSNSLRRLTPYQLNFWRGTLAGFCCLLPVIFGFIIPAIYLLHLTLKNIDSAFNDEFWSLAQHSFTLAIVTAIAAMLISLLMAYGQRLEPNWFMKTAVRIAAMGYAIPGSVIAVGVLIPVAGLDNIIDGWMRSTFNISTGLLLSGTIASLIFAYLVRFLAVAFGSVESSLNKISPSLDDASRSLGYGSTSTLWKIHTPLLSGGLLTSAMLVFVDVMKELPATLVIRPFNFDTLGIRVYQYASDERLAEAALPALAIVLVGIIPVIFLSWRITHSR from the coding sequence ATGTTCAAACGCTTGGCTTTTAATGGTTGGACTATTCTAGTTATGGCGATCGCCTTAGTGATTGCCATGCCTATATTTTTTGTTTTTAGTAGTATTTTTACTAAATCTACTGCTATCTGGAAACATTTAGCGGCAACAGTTTTACAAGATTACATCCTTAACTCCCTAATGTTGATGCTCTTGGTAGGTATAGGAGTATGTCTCATTGGAGTAGGAACAGCCTGGTTGGTAACGATGTGTCGTTTTTGGGGTAGCAGATGGCTGGAGTGGCTGCTCTTGCTACCTTTAGCTGCTCCTGCATATCTCTTGGCTTATGACTATACCAAAATGCTAGATTACTTTGGACCAGTGCAAACCTGGTTACGTGGTCTGTTTGGCTGGACTAGTTTCAATGATTATTGGTTTCCTAACATTCGCTCAGTATGGGGGGCAGCGGTGATGCTGCTATTGGTTTTATATCCCTATGTTTATTTATTAGCACGGGTAGCATTTCTCGAACAGTCAGTATGTACTTTAGAAGCTAGCCGCTCTTTGGGATGTAATCCCTGGCGTAGTTTTTTGACGATTGCTATTCCTTTGGCTAGACCATCGATTATGGCAGGCTTAGCTCTCGCATTAATGGAAACCCTGAATGATTTGGGTACTGTAGAGTATTTTGGAGTTAATACCTTTACCACCGGAATTTATCGAACTTGGTTAGGGATGGGAGAAAGGGCAGCAGCAGCTCAATTAGCGGCTTTTCTGATGATTTTTATTCTGGTGTTAATTGTCTTTGAAAGGCGATCGCGTAGTGCTGCCCAGTATTATGAAAGCTCTAATTCTCTGAGAAGATTAACTCCCTATCAACTAAACTTTTGGCGTGGTACATTGGCAGGGTTCTGTTGTTTATTGCCCGTTATCTTCGGATTTATCATTCCTGCTATCTACCTATTACATTTGACTCTCAAAAATATTGATTCTGCTTTCAATGACGAATTCTGGAGTTTAGCCCAACATAGTTTTACTCTGGCTATAGTGACAGCGATCGCCGCTATGCTCATTTCCTTATTGATGGCTTATGGTCAGAGACTGGAACCAAACTGGTTTATGAAAACAGCAGTTAGGATTGCCGCGATGGGTTATGCCATTCCTGGTTCAGTAATCGCTGTAGGAGTACTAATTCCTGTAGCAGGATTAGATAATATTATTGACGGTTGGATGCGTTCTACCTTCAATATTTCTACTGGCTTATTACTTTCAGGAACGATAGCCTCCTTGATTTTTGCCTATTTGGTACGTTTTCTCGCGGTAGCTTTTGGCTCGGTAGAATCAAGCTTAAACAAAATTTCTCCGAGTTTAGACGACGCTTCCCGCAGCTTAGGATATGGTTCCACTAGTACCCTCTGGAAAATTCATACTCCTTTATTGTCTGGGGGATTATTAACTTCGGCGATGTTAGTCTTTGTCGATGTGATGAAAGAATTACCTGCTACTTTGGTAATTCGTCCCTTTAATTTTGACACTTTAGGAATTAGGGTATATCAATATGCTTCTGATGAAAGACTAGCAGAGGCTGCATTACCTGCTTTAGCAATCGTCTTAGTGGGGATCATTCCCGTGATTTTCTTGAGTTGGCGTATCACCCATTCTCGCTAA
- a CDS encoding M23 family metallopeptidase, with amino-acid sequence MFEGCRTNLTGITTKIMLTFGCAGLHSLTSLPAQALEVQVSPETPQQGDTISVIVTTDDPNIPPSVTLDSKNYPLFENNGIYRALIPTSPLNSAGKMTLRVQGDNQVSNIGVWLKNRNFPVQRIWLSGKASRPATQIELDRVAAFKKLVTPEKFWQGSFVRPNASSISTGFGVRRYYNGEFASDYYHKGVDYAGGYGSPVIAPAAGKVSLVGKESEGFHVHGNIVGIDHGQGVLSVFMHLQDINVSEGAMVKAGQQIGTIGSTGASTGPHLHWGLYVNEVAVDPVPWRFSVIE; translated from the coding sequence ATGTTTGAGGGCTGTCGAACAAATCTAACTGGAATTACCACCAAAATAATGTTAACCTTTGGCTGTGCTGGTTTGCATAGCTTAACCTCTCTTCCTGCTCAGGCTCTAGAAGTTCAAGTTTCACCCGAAACTCCCCAACAGGGTGACACTATTTCCGTCATCGTTACCACTGATGATCCCAATATTCCCCCCAGTGTTACTTTAGACAGCAAAAACTATCCTCTTTTTGAGAATAATGGTATATATCGCGCTTTGATTCCTACTTCACCCTTAAATTCTGCTGGTAAAATGACTCTTCGTGTTCAAGGAGATAATCAGGTTAGTAATATTGGTGTCTGGTTAAAAAATCGCAATTTCCCAGTACAACGCATTTGGCTAAGTGGCAAAGCTTCTCGTCCAGCAACTCAGATAGAATTAGATCGAGTAGCTGCCTTTAAAAAATTAGTTACTCCTGAAAAATTTTGGCAAGGTTCTTTTGTGAGACCGAATGCTTCTAGCATATCTACAGGATTTGGCGTGCGTCGTTACTACAACGGCGAATTTGCCTCGGACTACTATCACAAAGGAGTTGATTATGCTGGTGGTTATGGCTCGCCCGTAATTGCTCCAGCAGCAGGCAAAGTTAGCTTAGTCGGTAAAGAAAGTGAAGGTTTTCATGTTCATGGCAATATTGTGGGCATCGATCATGGACAAGGGGTATTAAGCGTTTTTATGCATCTACAAGACATTAACGTCTCAGAGGGAGCAATGGTTAAGGCTGGTCAACAAATCGGCACCATTGGCTCCACTGGAGCTTCTACAGGACCTCATTTACATTGGGGCTTATATGTTAATGAGGTGGCGGTAGATCCAGTTCCTTGGAGGTTTAGCGTTATAGAATAA
- a CDS encoding photosystem I reaction center subunit II PsaD, translating into MAEELSGKMPQFGGSTGGLLTKAEVEEKYAITWTSKKEQVFEMPTGGAAIMNEGENLLYLARKEQCLALGAQLRTKFKPRIQDYKIYRVFPSGETQYLHPADGVFPEKVNEGREFNGKKDRSIGQNPEPATIKFSGKAPYEV; encoded by the coding sequence ATGGCAGAAGAACTTTCTGGAAAAATGCCCCAATTTGGTGGCAGCACTGGTGGCTTATTAACCAAAGCGGAAGTTGAAGAAAAATACGCTATTACTTGGACTAGTAAAAAAGAGCAAGTATTTGAAATGCCCACTGGTGGCGCGGCAATTATGAATGAGGGTGAAAACCTACTCTATTTAGCTCGCAAAGAACAGTGCTTGGCATTGGGCGCACAGTTGCGGACTAAATTCAAGCCCAGAATTCAAGACTATAAAATTTATCGCGTATTTCCTAGCGGCGAAACTCAATATCTGCATCCCGCAGATGGTGTATTCCCCGAAAAAGTAAATGAAGGTCGTGAGTTCAACGGTAAAAAAGACCGCAGTATTGGTCAAAATCCTGAACCAGCTACGATTAAATTCTCTGGGAAAGCTCCTTACGAAGTTTAA
- a CDS encoding late competence development ComFB family protein, with protein MGIKSIVEQALQDGYLTPSMEAEVGRICDTAAELSVEEYMALDKLMGSLLTGEVVAVPRKQFINVMEELVLSDAITRVAEIEQTSDTSLDVGDIAAYALNRLPPLYATTEEGANYQRQRAREELQDLIQEQVAEAIARYLDRPEFFPERQALGGKNDSDVASQLSSLLKDYAPNYEQNPIS; from the coding sequence ATGGGAATCAAGTCTATTGTTGAACAAGCTTTACAAGATGGTTATCTAACTCCCAGCATGGAAGCGGAAGTAGGTCGAATTTGTGATACGGCCGCAGAACTATCCGTAGAAGAGTACATGGCTTTGGATAAGCTGATGGGCTCGCTGCTCACTGGAGAAGTTGTTGCTGTTCCTCGTAAGCAGTTTATCAATGTCATGGAAGAATTAGTCTTAAGCGATGCTATTACTCGTGTTGCTGAGATTGAGCAAACCAGCGACACTTCTCTTGATGTGGGAGATATTGCCGCTTACGCCCTTAATCGGTTGCCTCCACTGTATGCAACTACCGAAGAAGGAGCCAATTATCAGCGTCAACGAGCTCGGGAAGAACTACAGGATTTAATTCAAGAACAAGTAGCTGAGGCGATCGCTCGCTATCTCGATCGCCCAGAATTTTTCCCCGAAAGACAAGCTTTGGGTGGGAAAAATGATTCTGATGTGGCAAGTCAACTGAGTAGCTTGCTTAAAGATTATGCTCCCAATTACGAACAAAATCCCATTTCTTAG